A window of Ooceraea biroi isolate clonal line C1 chromosome 9, Obir_v5.4, whole genome shotgun sequence genomic DNA:
TCATGGTGTACTATGATATGGTGTAAGGGGTATAATAAACTCAAGTATACATTGGGGACAGAGCTACTGACACTTGCAGAAGAGCCACAGACATTCGTGTATCTACATACACGTGCGTCGATTAAAATCACACGTTACAAAGTCTcgaccgcgcgcgagcgagctctTGTTCTCCGAACGTCCAACGAATTTCCGATCGAAGAAATCGCCAGACGGCCGGCAGTCGATGTCGCGGAAGATCGCGCCGGGTCTGTAGCAGACTATTTTAATAACTCGATGTGCCGAAACGGCACACGGCCGCAACTGCAAATACATGACAAAACGATACCCCCGATCCCTTACCCTTCCGCCTCCTCTCCGCGTCTCAACTTCACCGGGCCATCCCTCCACCCACGAAAAGGCGAAAATACACACTCACTTTGACATGCATCCCCCTCGCATCCTCGCCACCCGATACCGTCCGCCGCGAAGAAAAGATCGGCGGGAGGAACAGGGCGGGGGTGTGCGAGACGCCGGCCAAGGAGAGAGAGTccacatttatttatagatttaCAATAACGTGAGTTGATAAAGCGCCAGGCGACCGACGCGGGCGAACCGCGTGAAttgtcgcacgcgcgcgtatttgTGCACATGCGTATGTCCGTGCACAGTGTAATTTCACGTTGGCTGGTACTGCGTACGGCGCGGGCGTACGCGAATTAAATGGATCCACGGATAAATAGGTGGATGCGAACGATCTCGGATCTGGGTGAGATTTAACTAATCGCTCCCGACAGCGCGCTCGACAGAGCTACCGCACGTTTCGTCGTGGACAAAGCTCTATTTCTCGACCgctatttgtaatttaatgtcGCTTTACTCTCTTCTGTCTCTTAGTATCATGATTTATTAAGTGTAAATTCATCCAATATTAATCCCTGAATCCTATCCACTTGTAATGATTATTTTAGATCGGAATACAAATATTGCTTTAAAGcgcttttattactttttattaatctcaatttttgttaaaaatgtaaaagagcatcaagttaatttaataattatatgatttctTATATTTGTGATGCGTAACCAATTTAtcatttgtttaacaatttttaaatttgtgcAGGATATCTAGTGCAGGATATCTAGTGCAGGATATCTAGTGCACGATATCTAGTAAAGATATCTAGTAAAGATATCTAGTAAAATGTAGTAAAATtgcaatatacaatatacataaattataagatCGTCAACTAAAAACAACATAAACTGGCAACTGTAATATTTCACAATTGCTAATAATGATTATATCcataattacattttcatatgATTTCCTCTTAATTCAGTTCTCTTAGTTCTTTAACGCGACATAATCCAAGATCACGCGAACGCGATATCGAAATATCGGAAGCTCAGAAATGTGTATAAATGAATGCAGAACTCACCTTTTTGCTAGATTTGAAGACATTACACTTAAAAGTATTGCTGCTGCCGTCACGGGCAAtgtaactaaatatttttagatcgTGGCTATCGTGCGAGACGTAGAATATCCTGAAACAtacgtttgatttttatttctacagagactgttttgtaaaaataatcggCAGCATGTAGCTTATTAAATTACGCACTATACACGCCGTGACGTCTTCACAACCGTGAGATCAtcattttcgaatattttatatatttggcCGGAAACATGCAAATTCTGTTTACCGATGTTTTAACATTATTGCATGTATTCTGACGTGTACATGTGTATAATGCTATACGTATCAGAAACCAAAACAATTTGTCTCTTGTACGCATattgcgtgtatgtgtgcgccGACGAGTTTTTCGCCGCCAGACGTGCTTCGTGCGTTCCGAATAATTGACTTTTCCGccgtttattatttaaaaactattattagTGCAAACACGATACAGATTCGGCGCGTTAGTCGGTAGTTGCAAGACGATCGTTACAATTTACTACATGCGTAAAATCAGACTGAGAATGGCTCTCAATCTATTTTTCACTCTCACGGAATTTcaatgagaaagaaaatgcGATAAATATACGAATCATGTGTCCAAAAAGTGCAAacctatatatatgtatataaatttccatatatatatttgatatacttattctatatttatatggtCTGCATATTTGTAACTTACGTATCTttccattttgcattttttatatctacttTTATCTTCACTAACCAATTTAACATCTCGTTTCGTAcaatttttgtacaaaaaacaaaaagaacatCCGAAAAACGTAAATGAAATCGATTCACAGGAAAAGAAAGCGACAGTGATAAACGATAGCAGTCAGATGCAATGCTATCTCACCTGTAAATCGGATGGTGCATCAAGTATATCTTATTCTCGTCCATCCACTGCTGCTGTTTCTTCTGCGAAAACGATAAGCGGAAGATGAGCGATCATCACTTTAAGAGTTATTGTTAGTTACCACTGATTTGTTACTGTTGTATCCGCGCCGTTACACgcgtataacaaatatatacgaTTCCTGATGTGTATCAGTGCGGATAGAACGTGGCGCTTAtccaaaattatttctcgtttAAATTGCAACCGTTGCGAAATACGCGTGGTGAAACGGGCTTGTGCGCGCGATTTTTCCCTCGACATTCGCGGAAGACGCACTTGGACCTTCCTCGTCTCATGCGCGGAGACACCTTGCATTCACATTTTCAAACATTCAATGTTAAATGCTACCGCGAGACTCTTCCGGTTTCATTTATTAGATACGTTTATGGTGAACCTCGTATCTTGAACAGCCTCGCGAATGACGGAATCACACGCACGAGTTCAAGGTAGCATATCCTTTTATTGTAACTCTAACAAGACCAACGAGTCGGCTTGATTTTGGAAATCAGAGAAAAGAGTCATCTCTTAAATGTCGCGTCGGCGAAAAATCAACGAATTCACGTTCACTCCAATCACACGCGTATCAACATACAATATTTGAGAggaaaaattacctttttctttcgtAGCGTCACTTTCATCCCATCCACCGAGATTTCCAGCgtcacttttttcttcttgatCCCTTTGGTCTTAAACTCATACTGCGGATAACAGATCGGAATTTAATACGATAAGATACAGAACGCGAACCGATACCGAAAGTCGTATCCCACTACCGTTCTAATCGGATTAATAATTAGCTCTGATGCGCGTATACGTATACTTACGCGGATTCTTCGCATCGCCGCCACGATCTCCACTCGGCTAGTCGGTCGCGGAACCTCCATAGAACCAATGAACTGCAACAGAAGAAGCGTAACGGTTACTattagtattttataatataaaattataataaacttatttttatatcattattagtattaattgtatccttttattattattagagatCGGAGATAGGAGTGTCTTAGACCGTGTACGATAAGAGATTTTTCACAGAGAACGTCACGTGGAATAGGTCGTCCCGCTTCGCGTACATAACGTAAACGCACGTACGTAGTTACGCCGCCATAATCATACCGCGAAGGAGCGCTAAGACGATCTGTATTTAGAATTCCCCCATTGAGGCGATGGTCTCAGCCACGTGTTCGGGTGATCCGAGTCACACGTGGTGTTCTTCTCACGCACACGCGCCTCTGCCGTAGCCAGTTTCTCTGCAAATTCGCGATCGATAAACTATGCCAGTCTCGCAATAACAATAACCGACGCGACGGAGAGAAACCACGTTCGttcttgaaaaatgaaaaatttcatatcGCTCTTTAACTCGTGTGTCCATCGTTGAACGATTAAAAAGTGCAATTACATAGTCCAAATTTGTAAAAGCTGACTTCAGGAACAGTCGAAAAAAGTTTGAttcaatttttactttattgcattcgGTAGAATGCAAATTATTCATTTCGGTCAAATAATCGTTGTTCATGATTAGACATTATTGTCTATAATACAGATGTCACTAGCATTATTATCTGTATTACATGTAAactgatttgaaaaattgaaagtcATCGACTTTCGACAGTTACTTTGAACTTTTATTACCACGACGTTCTCTTAAGCTGCCAGAAAATGTATAGAACATCGCTTCGAGTTCCGTGAACCGAGGGAGATTCGGGAAGCGTCGCTTCACGCGTCCTCCGAACGTGTTTGAGAGGCAGCATCTCTCGGGCATTTCGCGCCGTATCCTGAGCGCATACGTCACATCGTACAGACGTCACGAGCGTCGCGGCGTAAGCCGACTCTGCCGaacgcgaatcgcgcgcgcgcgcgcgcgcgtacgaaaGCTCTAACCTTCCTCGCGCAGGTGAAGTGCCACCGAAATAAACACGTGCACGATACACGATGACGTCACGACACGCGGTGTGGCCGGCGTCGTCCAGAAATAAAGCCTGCTGGTTTACATATCGCGCTGTCGTCGCGCAATTGTTGCACCATCGACGACGtccaaatattattattccgtATTGCCTGCAGCGGCGAGAGAGGGGCCCCCTCCTCTCAATCCGGTAGTGCGGATTCAGTTCCCCGAATCGATCGCGTGACGTAAAAAACCCCCAGGCACCGTTTCAATCGCGACGTTGTCTCTCGCGACTGAAATGTTCCTCCTGCGTTGCGTTCGACTTGCGCCTCGTTTTCACCTTAGGGTCGTTCTGTTTACATCCGCCTTGCACAATTCAGTTCAGTTGCGAAAAGACTCTGCTGTAAAGTACCCATTGTGAAAAACAGCTGAGAAATGTCAATTGTACGGAGAATACCTTTTGTCGAGTGGTGCAAGTTAGTAATCAAAATTCGACGGTACGGCACGTGActagattttataataataatattcacgtTAGAGTTACAAAATGTACATATTAATTacaacattaatatatattaggtcattaactaagtaatccgaGTTTAGATGGTGATATTAGCGACGTTTTGTAGaattttggtttttttgtgAAAGTTGCCTATcctgctataaaattatgtgttGTTTGATTCATTGATGCGACCCGAGTTATTTACATATTCTCTCCCTTTAATATGGACATCTGCTATATGTTCATACGTACCACAGTGTAGTGTCAACTCACGTGGTGCAATATTTCACCGAAATAGGTCGAAAGAGGCGCGAAGGCTTCTTTTTCAACGCACTGTGTCAAAGCAGATGCTCTCGTTCGCGATCGTCCGAAGAACGAAGAATGGTTCATAGCCGACATACATTTCCTTCTGACGCGGACGTGAGAGAGCGCTATCGACCGCTAATGCTACTATTTTCTCAAAGTATGCATCTTCAGCACACCAAGTGCGCGAAGCTCTTGTGATGAAGAATTTGCGCTACAATTAGTTACTATCAAAATCATTTGATGATGTGACAACATCGTAAGGTAAGATCCTCATATATAGGATGcgtaaattaattcggtactatttttgaagaaattaagcCTTACAAACTTATTtacaaacaaattaataaatcatgtcaATCTTAAGGGAGGGTGTGCGTGAACGAAGGGGGGGACCGAAGAGATCACTCGAGATTACCTTCGCGTGGAACACGATTCCGCGGTGAAACGCCTCCTCGCTATGCAGCGGTATTCGCGTGTCGTACTCGTCATTATGTACGAGGTTGTACTGCTTCTTAGAGGGCATGCTGAGCCCAGCTGCATTCGACTATCCTCGTCCAGCCTGGctgcaattataataaacgagCCATCAGCGTTTTAGAGAAACGTTCTCATAACGACTGCTTATTTCATCTAACAAATATTAGCCCTTGGATAAAAATCATGTGCTCTTAAAGTCCGAACATTTtcatggaaaacaatgagttTTAGTTTTTACTAGGAACAACTCCATTCTCAGCGATAACAGTAACTCGGTATCGTGATACGCGTGTTGTACATGAGCATGTTAGTAATATCGCCTTCGTGACTACGTTGTATACGAGTATATAGTCATTTTCGATCCTTAAAAGGTACACGATAGCTCGCAAGTACTGATTTTCTTTCGTGTACCTTCTGCACGTTGCTATTTCATTCATCATAGTATGTGTAACACAGCTCACGGTAATAATTCAATCTCTACATTTCGTAGCTTGGAAGTTTATTGTTAGTAATGTCATAGAGTATGTGCTGTaatgcataaaaatttttttaattctatacGCGTGCATTAACGCCCTTAATCACAGCTTTCCACTTTATTACACAAAGTAGTAATTTATAAGCGAAAGGTCATACAAAGTAGTAATTTATCGCTTTCTGAGAAATTACTTTAAATGTGCGttcaatttcataaaatcaaggcgaaataataactttagcatgtacatataattctcGGGATATCttcgttgaaaaataaaaatatgttactcgcaaaaataaactataatatacaTCAGAACGTATTCAACGTATTCGAGAACAAGCGAATTGCTCGATTTAATGCgcgttttcaaattttatctaTGCATCTGTGTATGTCGaataaatctatattattatataataattcttgatttcagactCGTGTTTATTTTTCTCGATCCACGTGCGATCGTGTCGTCGAGTGATGAGAATTACGCGACGCCGGTGATGTAAATTCCATATTTCCGAATCTTATCCagaaaacgcgcgcgtacacggaTCGCGTTGTGATATCGAAAGGGGACGGGGCGCGGCGTCGCCGCCGTTTCCACGTCGCGCCACAAGATGCACCTCGAGATGCAGCTTTGTGTACGCGCACCTGAGCTTAAGTAGCATTCACAATGGCGCGACGCAACAAACAAAGAAGCTTCAGTCGCGCTCGTGGTCGTGAACGCAGTTGCAATCGAGGAATCATCTGTTTACAATGCCAGCTTCGAGAAAACGCAGCGTCATAATCCAAGATCTTAGACACGCAGCAGTTTATCCGACTTGCGAATCGTCCCTACCGATTGAACGTGAAGGGGAGACTGATGTCTGACGCGATTGAAACCATCGCGAATAATTCGATAACCGCGAAGagcataataaataagagataaTGAAGAGATCAAAGATAACTTTAAAACGTTTTCATTCAAGACATCGACTGgttatttgaaaagaaaatatttattaagtgaACTTTATATATGCGTCCGCATATGAGGATGTCGCggaattagaaataatattttggaaTACACTTTACGTTTAACTTATTAAACAATCTTATAATGTTGTATTACCTTTTTATCAACgcgtttaaaaagaaaaaagggaaaacaaTACGACTTCAGTTGAGTAAATCAATTGATctttaaaattctctttacaTCGCATAAAAACTGAATCTCGTTTACATCTGCAAATCATATTTAGACGTAACAATTCGCTTGTCTGACAATGAGACGAAAGATTACAATTATCACTTGTCATCCTCGCTTGTACCTGATCTCCTTCTTCGTTTGAAAGAAATCTCTATCTTTTTAATCAATgacataaattaaaagaaaagaaaaaaaaggaaagattcAAAAGCCGGGCACTCTTACCTAAAAGCTGATTGGACGATCGGTCGGCGTTGTGTCTCATTAACCGCGGTGGTGCGTATCTTCGACGAGCAACGTTCAGTTGACGACGCTCCTCGTGCGAGAATCAACTTGACGCGTGAACGCGGCTTTACGACGGCGAGCAGGCCGGTCAGGCGAGAGGGGTGCGCTCGCGCACGCATTCGGGTCTCGCTGCAACAAAGGTGCTGAGGAACCACCGACCACGACAAGCCATACCAGATACACATGCACACGATctatctccttctctctcgttcgccCGTACCACTAGTGGACAGGCTGAAGCAGAGTGGccagtctctttctctctctctctctctctctctagagAGAAACGGATGACAGAGCGACTCGGTCGCTCGCTGTAATTCACTGGGCCGTCCCGCGTTTCGCGGGAAGAAGTGTTACGGGATAATTATCCTGAGGCACGCGAAAGTCAGCGGACTCTCCTCGATCTCGCATTTGTCGACCGGACCGCGATCTCACGGGAGATGAGCGTGCGTCGAGTTCCGACGAGGAGGCACTCGCGAGTCACTCGTGCCGCGAGCAGCGACGGGAGACGGGAACGAGGGATCGGGccgaagaaaaagataaaaagaaaaataaaaaagcgaaaaagaTGGAGCAAGAAAGGATCGTGAGGGGTAAAGTGAAGTGGCGCCTGACAACGCGCGCACAAGCGACACGAGATGATATTTATACTGGCATCacctgacgacgacgacgacgacgttcaGAGCGCGCACCACCGGTGTGCACcacctcgcgcgcgcacttcTCTCATACTCGTATCCCCGCTCGATTCCGGGCAGTCGATAGACCGCAaccaacgcgcgcgcgctcttgcCGCTCCGCTTGGCGCTTACGTTTTCATGTTGTCTCGCTCGACTCCCGAAGAGAGACCGACGGGAGCAGTGAGAAGgagaaaagcgagagagagcgcgcaCGGCCGCGGCGTAACGAAGAAAGAAATGCATGAATGCGCGAGCATACGGCTCTACAGAGACGCTACGCGACGAGACATCCCCACCGACCACCGCGAGCGTTCCCGGCACCGCACTGAAAAATCATACCGCGGAGGCGCGAacctgtatatgtacataggTGGTAGTCGCTCCGTTTTACGTGCTAGGTGCTACGCTGTGCGCGCGCTGCCCCTCGGTGTAGCAAGTACAGTTCGATCTCTATTCTTTCAACGCGCCATCTAGTATGAAAAGTAAGAAATTTGTAACTACAGTCTCTAGGGCTCTTTGTAACTATAGTTGAAAGAAGTTCTACATATTTCTTACTATAAGGTTACGGCAGCCATACCTCGTCTCGTCATCGGTTCCATCTTTTTCCGGTTACGGTGCGACATATGTGAGGTAAAGTTATTTTCGCGGTGAAATTATCGTACAAATCCCTTGTAATCCGTTGATGTGTCGTATGAATCAATTCATTATTATACGCTTTTAGCATCGTCatttttcattcttctttcatcaaacaatattttattgtcaaATGCAAACTGTTAAACAATTACACTTTATAACCTTCACGTGTTAAATCTGTCAATGGCTTGCTTTGTGGAAATCATAAGATgctaatataaagaaatattaaattccatATGAAATTAAAGAACTGCCAAtaagaaatttcaatttgttAGTTGCACCATTGTTCTCGAGCTATAGCCGTATTGCTATTGTGTAAACataaactaacaataagtcgTTATAACCTACAAACTGTCCTGTGTGTGTCCACTTGCGAGCTCCTTAACCGCGTGTTATACAGTAAACAATGAATTTGAAGCTAATTGTATGTTGTTACAATCtttttaagtattattttttaccaAACAACAAGAAGGTAATCCACTTGTATCAACaatctcattttttttctcgagGATACAATAAGTAGAAGGAATTTGATTTTTGTGAATTCAATTTCTCACGCAATTTCTCATGCACAATCATACATTTTGTATCATTCATGCGTTGcaactacatatttttcgtataaattatttatcatccATGTACTAATACATCCGTGTCTCCAGGAtctaacaaataaatattgcttaATGCTACTATCGTATATGTACAACATATTccacattgtaaaatatttctgtataaATTTGTTTGCCTTGCAGAATGAAACAAATCGTAACGAACCAAACTGTTAAAATCCCAGAGGGATTGACTGTTACGGTCAAGTCCCGCCTGGTAACGGTGAAAGGACCAAGGGGTGTTTTGAAACGATCATTCAAACATCTTGCCCTGGATATTCGTGTAAGTAAAGAGTTTGTTGTACTTgtgttctataatatataattattaaaagtatctTATGGTGACTTTACAATTGATTGTGATATTATCCGCACGTTATGATGATAATGTGGATTCCCCTTCATTTGCCATAAATGAGACATCCAAAtctgaattttatttccaaGTTATACTaagacatatttttatttttattgcactcTCTAAGATGTGTATTTTCTGTGTACAAACAGATGGTCAGTCCACGATTATTGAAGGTAGAAAAATGGTTTGGCACCAAGAAGGAATTGGCTGCGGTTCGTACCGTGTGCTCTCATATTGAGAACATGCTCAAAGGAGTAACAAAGGGCTATCAATA
This region includes:
- the LOC105279634 gene encoding 60S ribosomal protein L9; amino-acid sequence: MHLEMQLCKRKKRKDSKAGHSYLKADWTIGRRCVSLTAVVRIFDEQRSVDDAPRARINLTRERGFTTASRPVRREGCARARIRVSLQQRCGSRSVLRARCYAVRALPLGVASTFYIFLTIRLRQPYLVSSSVPSFSGYGATYVRMKQIVTNQTVKIPEGLTVTVKSRLVTVKGPRGVLKRSFKHLALDIRMVSPRLLKVEKWFGTKKELAAVRTVCSHIENMLKGVTKGYQYKMRAVYAHFPINCVTTENNTVIEIRNFLGEKYIRRVKMAPGVTVVNSAKQKDELIIEGNSLEDVSRSAALIQQSTTVKNKDIRKFLDGLYVSEKTTVVQDDE